A single window of Gemmatimonadaceae bacterium DNA harbors:
- a CDS encoding DUF2723 domain-containing protein produces MTVAATATATAARPASRATAAELDYRPSYLAACIAGLVAFVLYLITLAPTTSMWDTSEYIAAAYVLGLPHPPGNPFFVLIGRVFSILPIAPSVAMRINVLAALSSAASATFWFLVTERVLVQWMPRRWQRIMGGALSVLIGATAFTVWNQSVVNEKVYTVSLVGLAVICWLVVRWCDDPDGPMADRILVLVAYLLGLGYTNHMAGMLAAPAAGFAVLIRKPQTLMRWKLLVAMGVALFFGLTPFATQPIRAAHFPAINEGEPTGCVTEIKASCTFSQLTYDRFMYNFNRGQYGKPELSERQAPFSAQLGMYWLYFKWQWLRDAYNESPGAQNGLAVFYAILICLGGWMHFQKDRRSFWFFGPLVFTMTFGLIFYLNFKYGHSQAPDLGDSVPREVRDRDYFYLWSFSALSVWAALGLFYLWETVATLFGADEVKLGKETVVEPRPNSFAFASPVLAIALVPLFGNWTAASRAGQTDTTDFARDLLNSVEPYGVLVTVGDNDTFPLWYAQEVEGIRKDVIVANTSLLNTDWYVRQLLRRPVYEYDAAKGPKIYANQQWKKPSGPPVKMTFDEADALPLAIATPQNAAFQKDKIIAQPRSQQLMKADQMIYFMIRDAYPDRPMFFSRTAGSYPYELGLERYVVTQGLAKKLMPEPVQPSADIVMVPGEGLMDVTRSKELWSNVFTAPKSLSARNGWVDDASVGIPDLYVITGVTIAEALAGTGNAAASDSLYQQSKAIATAMRRDKVFGFDRQPTMPQLPPAADTASKVPVAPPAAKK; encoded by the coding sequence ATGACCGTCGCTGCCACTGCTACCGCGACCGCCGCGCGCCCCGCATCCCGGGCCACCGCGGCCGAGCTCGACTACCGGCCGTCGTACCTCGCCGCCTGCATAGCAGGCCTCGTCGCGTTCGTTCTGTACCTCATCACGCTCGCGCCCACCACGTCCATGTGGGACACGAGCGAGTACATCGCAGCGGCCTACGTGCTCGGTCTGCCCCACCCGCCGGGCAATCCGTTCTTCGTGCTGATCGGGCGCGTCTTCTCGATCCTGCCCATCGCGCCCTCGGTGGCGATGCGCATCAACGTGCTGGCCGCGTTGTCGAGTGCCGCCTCCGCCACCTTCTGGTTCCTGGTCACCGAGCGCGTGCTCGTGCAGTGGATGCCGCGCCGCTGGCAGCGCATCATGGGCGGCGCGCTGTCCGTCCTGATTGGCGCCACGGCGTTCACCGTATGGAATCAGTCGGTCGTCAATGAGAAGGTCTACACCGTGTCGCTCGTGGGCCTCGCGGTGATCTGCTGGCTGGTCGTGCGCTGGTGTGATGATCCGGACGGCCCCATGGCCGACCGCATCCTGGTGCTGGTCGCATACCTGCTGGGGCTGGGCTACACGAATCACATGGCCGGCATGCTGGCCGCGCCGGCCGCGGGCTTTGCAGTGCTCATCCGCAAGCCGCAGACGCTTATGCGCTGGAAGCTGCTGGTGGCCATGGGCGTGGCGCTCTTTTTCGGTCTGACGCCGTTCGCGACGCAGCCCATTCGCGCCGCCCACTTCCCCGCGATCAACGAGGGCGAGCCCACCGGGTGCGTCACCGAGATCAAGGCGAGCTGCACGTTCAGCCAGCTCACGTACGACCGCTTCATGTACAACTTCAACCGCGGTCAGTACGGCAAGCCGGAACTCTCCGAGCGGCAGGCGCCCTTCTCGGCGCAGCTCGGCATGTACTGGCTCTACTTCAAGTGGCAGTGGCTCCGCGACGCGTACAACGAAAGCCCGGGCGCCCAGAACGGCCTCGCGGTGTTCTACGCGATCCTCATCTGCCTCGGCGGATGGATGCACTTCCAGAAGGACCGACGAAGTTTCTGGTTCTTCGGCCCGCTCGTATTCACGATGACGTTCGGGCTGATCTTCTACCTGAACTTCAAGTACGGGCACAGCCAGGCGCCGGATCTCGGCGACTCGGTGCCGCGCGAAGTCCGTGACCGAGACTACTTCTACCTGTGGAGCTTCTCGGCGCTGTCGGTGTGGGCCGCGCTCGGCTTGTTCTACCTCTGGGAGACGGTGGCGACGCTCTTCGGCGCCGACGAGGTCAAGCTCGGCAAGGAAACCGTCGTCGAGCCGCGCCCGAACAGCTTTGCGTTCGCGAGCCCGGTGCTGGCGATCGCGCTGGTGCCGCTCTTCGGCAACTGGACGGCCGCCTCGCGTGCCGGCCAGACCGATACCACCGACTTTGCCCGCGACCTGCTCAACTCAGTCGAGCCCTACGGCGTGCTGGTGACCGTCGGCGACAACGACACCTTCCCGCTCTGGTACGCGCAGGAAGTCGAAGGCATCCGGAAGGACGTCATCGTGGCGAACACGTCGCTGCTCAACACCGACTGGTACGTGCGCCAGCTGCTGCGCCGCCCGGTATACGAGTACGATGCGGCCAAGGGCCCCAAGATCTACGCCAACCAGCAGTGGAAGAAGCCGAGCGGCCCGCCGGTGAAGATGACCTTTGACGAAGCCGACGCGCTGCCGCTCGCCATTGCGACGCCGCAGAACGCCGCCTTCCAGAAGGACAAGATCATCGCGCAGCCGCGTTCGCAGCAGCTCATGAAGGCCGATCAGATGATCTACTTCATGATCCGCGATGCGTATCCCGATCGCCCGATGTTCTTCAGCCGCACCGCCGGTAGCTATCCGTACGAGCTGGGCCTCGAGCGCTATGTGGTCACGCAGGGGCTCGCGAAGAAGCTGATGCCGGAGCCGGTGCAGCCGAGCGCGGACATCGTCATGGTGCCGGGTGAAGGGCTCATGGACGTGACGCGCTCGAAGGAGCTGTGGTCGAACGTCTTCACCGCGCCCAAGTCGCTCTCCGCGCGCAACGGCTGGGTGGACGACGCCTCGGTCGGCATCCCGGACCTCTACGTCATCACCGGTGTGACGATCGCCGAGGCGCTCGCGGGCACGGGGAATGCCGCGGCGTCGGACTCGCTCTACCAGCAGTCGAAGGCGATCGCCACGGCGATGCGTCGCGACAAGGTGTTCGGCTTCGACCGTCAGCCCACGATGCCGCAGCTGCCGCCCGCGGCGGACACGGCGTCGAAGGTGCCGGTCGCCCCCCCGGCCGCCAAGAAGTAA
- the purH gene encoding bifunctional phosphoribosylaminoimidazolecarboxamide formyltransferase/IMP cyclohydrolase: MRALLSVSNKSGLVPFAQGLAKKGVELVSTGGTAKALRDAGLAVKDISEITGFPEMLDGRVKTLHPVVHGGLLARRDLPEHMEAIKAHNIGTIDLVVVNLYPFRETAAKPGVHPEEVIENIDIGGPSMLRSAAKNFESVWVIVDPSDYDTVLAHVEGGTDDAALRRLLAEKVYAHTSAYDAAIAQWFAQQRGEPFPQRYPLAFEKQQALRYGENPQQRAAFYVEKPGTGLGALVQKGGKELSFNNLLDLEGALLAIEPFAGQPACAIIKHTTPCGLAVGGSALEAYQKAYACDPVSAFGSVIAFSVPVDVAAAEAISSLFVECIVAPSFAEEAVEILGRKKNLRVLEGTATWPAHAMDLKRVRGGLLVQDRAPVPSAPAQWKVVSQRQPTAQEMHDLEFAWKSVASVKSNAIILVRDGASIGIGAGQMSRVDASFVAVHKAATAGHQTTGCALGSDAFFPFRDGIDQAAAAGVKAIVQPGGSVRDAEVIAAADEHGIAMVFTGERLFRH, from the coding sequence GTGCGCGCCCTCCTCTCCGTCTCCAACAAATCCGGCCTCGTCCCCTTCGCCCAAGGCCTCGCGAAGAAGGGCGTCGAGCTCGTCTCCACCGGCGGTACCGCCAAAGCCCTCCGCGACGCCGGCTTGGCCGTGAAGGACATCAGCGAGATCACCGGCTTCCCCGAGATGCTCGACGGCCGGGTGAAGACGCTGCACCCCGTGGTCCACGGCGGCCTGCTGGCGCGGCGCGATCTGCCGGAGCACATGGAGGCGATCAAGGCGCACAATATCGGCACCATCGACCTCGTGGTCGTGAACCTCTATCCGTTCCGTGAGACGGCCGCCAAGCCGGGCGTGCATCCGGAAGAGGTGATCGAGAACATCGATATCGGCGGCCCCTCGATGCTTCGCTCGGCGGCCAAGAACTTCGAGAGCGTGTGGGTGATCGTCGATCCGAGCGACTACGACACCGTGCTCGCCCATGTCGAAGGCGGCACTGACGACGCTGCGCTGCGCCGCCTGCTCGCCGAGAAGGTGTACGCGCACACGAGCGCGTACGACGCGGCCATTGCCCAGTGGTTCGCGCAGCAGCGCGGAGAGCCGTTCCCGCAGCGCTATCCGCTGGCCTTCGAAAAGCAGCAGGCGCTCCGCTACGGGGAGAACCCGCAGCAGCGCGCCGCCTTCTATGTCGAGAAGCCGGGCACCGGTCTCGGCGCGCTGGTGCAGAAGGGCGGCAAGGAGCTGTCGTTCAACAATCTGCTCGACCTCGAAGGCGCCCTGCTCGCCATCGAACCGTTCGCCGGCCAGCCGGCGTGCGCGATCATCAAGCACACCACGCCCTGCGGTCTCGCCGTGGGTGGCAGCGCACTCGAGGCGTACCAGAAGGCCTACGCCTGCGACCCGGTGAGCGCCTTTGGCAGCGTGATCGCGTTCTCGGTGCCGGTGGATGTCGCGGCAGCCGAAGCGATCTCGAGCCTCTTCGTGGAGTGCATCGTGGCGCCGAGCTTCGCCGAGGAAGCGGTGGAGATCCTCGGCCGCAAGAAGAACCTGCGTGTCCTCGAAGGCACCGCCACCTGGCCGGCGCACGCGATGGACCTCAAGCGCGTGCGCGGCGGGCTGCTCGTGCAGGACCGCGCCCCCGTCCCCAGCGCGCCCGCGCAGTGGAAGGTGGTCTCACAGCGCCAGCCCACCGCGCAGGAAATGCACGACCTCGAGTTCGCCTGGAAGAGCGTGGCGAGCGTGAAGTCGAACGCCATCATCCTCGTCCGCGACGGCGCCTCCATCGGCATCGGCGCCGGCCAGATGAGCCGCGTAGACGCCAGCTTCGTCGCCGTGCACAAGGCGGCGACCGCCGGCCACCAGACCACTGGCTGCGCTCTCGGTTCAGATGCCTTCTTCCCGTTCCGCGACGGCATCGATCAAGCCGCCGCCGCCGGCGTGAAGGCCATCGTGCAGCCGGGCGGATCCGTGCGCGACGCGGAGGTCATCGCGGCGGCGGATGAGCATGGGATCGCGATGGTGTTTACGGGGGAGAGACTGTTCCGGCACTAA
- the purN gene encoding phosphoribosylglycinamide formyltransferase, whose protein sequence is MSSAIASAAASARRPARIAVLASGGGSNLQAILDHLAGPAGAVGQVVWVGSDKADCGALTRAAAAGAATHVVTNASDGGALIAALDAAGAEVLVLAGYLKLVPAAVVSAFRGRLLNVHPALLPAFGGPGMYGQRIHTAVLAHGALITGVTVHFVDEEFDRGPIIAQWPVPVLPGDTPDTLGARVLRVEHRLFPLCVAAVAAGTIVLGDDNQVHGHLGADLPLKSPSWRFGMHEDTDLKPDAFAAEAGLLFPR, encoded by the coding sequence ATGTCGAGCGCCATCGCCTCCGCCGCCGCATCTGCCCGCCGTCCGGCGCGCATCGCCGTCCTCGCCTCCGGCGGGGGCTCCAATCTGCAGGCCATCCTCGATCACCTCGCCGGTCCAGCCGGCGCCGTGGGTCAGGTCGTGTGGGTGGGCTCGGACAAGGCCGACTGCGGCGCCCTGACCCGCGCCGCCGCTGCCGGTGCCGCGACGCACGTGGTCACCAACGCCAGCGACGGCGGCGCACTGATCGCCGCGCTCGACGCCGCCGGCGCCGAGGTGCTCGTGCTGGCCGGCTATCTCAAGCTCGTGCCGGCCGCCGTGGTGAGCGCGTTCCGTGGGCGCCTCCTGAACGTGCACCCCGCCCTGCTCCCCGCCTTCGGCGGCCCCGGCATGTACGGTCAGCGCATTCACACCGCCGTCCTCGCGCACGGCGCCCTGATCACCGGCGTCACCGTGCACTTCGTGGACGAAGAGTTCGACCGCGGCCCGATCATCGCCCAGTGGCCGGTGCCGGTCCTCCCCGGCGACACCCCCGACACCCTCGGCGCCCGCGTCCTCCGCGTCGAGCATCGCCTCTTCCCCCTCTGCGTCGCCGCCGTCGCCGCCGGCACCATCGTACTGGGCGACGACAACCAAGTCCACGGGCATTTGGGCGCCGATCTCCCACTCAAAAGTCCGAGTTGGCGATTCGGCATGCACGAGGACACCGATTTGAAGCCCGACGCGTTCGCCGCGGAGGCCGGGTTGTTATTCCCGCGGTAA
- a CDS encoding HAD family hydrolase: MRPTAGTPALFIDRDGTIIADAHYLNDASRVALLPTAVEAVRAANEAGVPVVIVTNQSGIARGLITEAQYAATRDRTVALLVNEGAQVLATYHCPHWPEVTGPCDCRKPGLGMYREAARDHGLDLARSAFIGDRFRDVQPALAVGGLGVFVPGVESPAKDVEQARSHAGRGVLIGAHLLDAVHHALAWIGRGASEPAADRATRPG, encoded by the coding sequence ATGAGACCCACCGCCGGCACACCGGCGCTGTTCATCGATCGCGATGGAACGATCATCGCCGATGCGCACTATCTGAACGACGCGTCGCGCGTCGCGCTGCTGCCGACCGCCGTGGAAGCCGTGCGCGCGGCGAACGAGGCCGGCGTGCCGGTGGTGATCGTGACCAATCAGTCGGGCATCGCCCGCGGTCTCATCACCGAGGCGCAGTACGCCGCCACGCGCGACCGCACCGTGGCGCTGCTGGTCAACGAAGGCGCGCAGGTGCTGGCGACCTATCACTGCCCGCACTGGCCTGAGGTGACCGGGCCCTGCGACTGTCGCAAGCCGGGGCTCGGCATGTATCGCGAGGCCGCGCGCGACCACGGCTTGGACCTCGCCCGCAGTGCGTTCATCGGCGATCGCTTTCGCGATGTGCAACCGGCGCTCGCGGTGGGCGGGCTCGGGGTGTTCGTGCCGGGCGTGGAGTCGCCGGCCAAGGACGTGGAGCAGGCCCGCAGCCACGCCGGGCGCGGCGTCCTCATTGGCGCGCATCTGCTCGACGCCGTGCACCACGCGTTGGCGTGGATCGGCCGCGGCGCCAGCGAGCCCGCCGCTGATCGCGCCACCCGCCCGGGCTGA
- a CDS encoding aminotransferase class V-fold PLP-dependent enzyme — MTSPVNTPHPKRAFLKAMGGAALAALIPAERLAALSRLAPEVLAAQDDFWVALRGRYVLPKAYIHLEHGYYSMQAQPVLDAFVQHVRAINVESSHYMRTVQAENKARVQAKLAAMAGCSPQELIITRNTTESLDTVIAGHTWAAGDEAVMAVHDYGAMLDQFALMAKRWGVVNKTVTVPLDPKSDDEVVQVYANAITPRTKLLMVCHMINITGHILPVRKICDMAHARGVPVMVDGAHAFAQLDFRIPDLGCDYYGASLHKWLGTPLGAGLLYVRKDRIKGLWPLYGDMGAADDDIRKLNHTGTHPVHTDLAIEDAIAFHESIGIQRKEARLRWLQQYWTTRVRDILRVRLYTPRDPARTGAIANVGVDGVSPGDLATRLMQSHRVFTVAIDAPGVTGVRVTPQLFTTTGELDALVEGVRKIARG; from the coding sequence ATGACTTCCCCCGTGAACACCCCCCATCCCAAGCGGGCGTTCCTGAAGGCCATGGGCGGGGCCGCGCTGGCGGCCCTGATCCCGGCCGAACGCCTGGCCGCCCTGAGCCGGCTGGCCCCTGAGGTGCTCGCCGCCCAGGACGATTTCTGGGTCGCCCTGCGCGGCCGCTACGTCCTGCCCAAGGCGTACATCCATCTCGAGCATGGCTACTACTCCATGCAGGCGCAGCCGGTGCTCGACGCCTTCGTGCAGCATGTGCGTGCGATCAACGTCGAAAGCTCGCACTACATGCGCACCGTGCAAGCCGAGAACAAGGCGCGGGTGCAGGCCAAGCTGGCGGCCATGGCGGGGTGCTCCCCGCAGGAGCTGATCATCACCCGCAACACCACCGAGTCACTCGACACGGTGATCGCCGGCCACACCTGGGCTGCCGGCGACGAAGCGGTGATGGCGGTGCACGATTACGGCGCCATGCTCGATCAGTTCGCCCTCATGGCGAAGCGCTGGGGCGTCGTGAACAAGACGGTCACGGTCCCGCTCGACCCCAAGAGCGACGACGAGGTCGTGCAGGTCTACGCCAACGCGATTACGCCGCGCACCAAGCTCCTGATGGTGTGCCACATGATCAACATCACCGGGCACATCCTCCCGGTGCGCAAGATCTGCGACATGGCCCACGCGCGCGGCGTGCCGGTGATGGTCGACGGCGCGCACGCCTTTGCGCAGCTCGACTTCCGCATCCCCGACCTCGGCTGCGACTACTACGGCGCCAGCCTCCACAAGTGGCTCGGCACGCCCCTCGGCGCCGGCCTGCTGTACGTGCGCAAGGATCGCATCAAGGGGCTCTGGCCGCTCTACGGTGACATGGGCGCGGCCGACGACGACATCCGCAAGCTCAATCACACCGGCACGCACCCGGTGCACACCGACCTCGCCATCGAAGACGCTATCGCGTTCCACGAGAGCATCGGCATTCAGCGCAAGGAAGCACGCCTGCGCTGGCTGCAGCAGTACTGGACCACGCGCGTGCGCGACATCCTCCGCGTGCGGCTCTACACCCCACGTGATCCCGCCCGCACCGGCGCGATCGCGAATGTTGGCGTGGATGGCGTGTCCCCCGGCGACCTCGCCACGCGACTCATGCAGTCGCATCGCGTTTTTACCGTCGCGATCGACGCGCCCGGCGTGACGGGGGTGCGGGTCACGCCGCAGTTGTTTACGACGACGGGGGAGTTGGATGCGCTGGTGGAGGGCGTGAGGAAGATCGCGAGGGGGTAG
- a CDS encoding Ig-like domain-containing protein, which yields MSAGHAQSAWRRLGAFSTLLAAATAFVAACANQGPPPGGAPDVEPPVILSITPQSMTITPKLNTVRVRFNEVVSEIPKGSRSLADLVFISPKSGEPRVSWGRDHIDIKPSKGWKPNTVYSIQIKPGLVDLRNNALDSSIKLVFSTGGAIPNTLVQGVVFDWGAGKGLNGAVVEAVAPDSTTYQAVADEQGRYELRNIPPGPYLLRAFADKNSNRTQDALELWDAMPTTVTQNAAIEFYAYQHDTVGLRIQDVAVSDSNRTLKITFDKPYSPQQIFPNGSVRIRTKDSLDWGVKIVQTTRERLLFDSLKAKARQDSLDRIQRAKDDSLTPAARAKRDSLAAVRKADSVANVERMKREQARAAAREAAARRGRNARPAPPKDTTPPPKMNRPAVYNEIIVTLDSALPAQSQFRLQVTGVRSLSDINKSPSRTFTTPKPPKADSGKAPASPAGAGGRGGAPTGRPPARPPAPSPTPAPVKRDTMPDLFILPSRR from the coding sequence GTGAGCGCTGGGCACGCGCAGTCCGCCTGGCGCCGCCTGGGCGCGTTCAGCACGCTCCTGGCGGCCGCCACGGCGTTCGTCGCGGCGTGCGCCAATCAGGGGCCGCCGCCGGGTGGGGCGCCGGATGTGGAGCCGCCGGTCATTCTGTCGATCACGCCGCAGTCGATGACGATCACGCCCAAGCTCAATACGGTGCGCGTGCGCTTCAATGAGGTCGTGAGCGAAATCCCGAAGGGGTCGCGCAGCCTCGCCGACCTGGTCTTCATCAGCCCCAAGAGTGGCGAACCCCGCGTGAGCTGGGGACGCGATCATATCGACATCAAGCCGTCGAAGGGATGGAAGCCGAACACGGTCTACTCCATCCAGATCAAGCCGGGGCTCGTCGATCTGCGCAACAACGCGCTGGATTCGAGCATCAAGCTCGTCTTCTCCACCGGCGGCGCCATCCCGAACACGCTCGTGCAGGGGGTGGTGTTCGACTGGGGCGCCGGCAAGGGCCTGAACGGGGCGGTGGTGGAAGCCGTCGCCCCCGACAGCACCACGTATCAGGCCGTGGCCGATGAGCAGGGGCGCTACGAGCTCCGCAACATCCCGCCCGGCCCCTACCTGCTGCGCGCCTTTGCCGACAAGAACAGCAACCGCACGCAGGACGCGCTTGAACTGTGGGATGCGATGCCCACGACGGTCACGCAGAACGCGGCGATCGAGTTCTATGCCTACCAGCACGACACGGTGGGGCTGCGCATTCAGGACGTCGCGGTGTCCGACAGCAATCGCACGCTCAAGATCACGTTCGACAAGCCGTACAGTCCGCAGCAGATCTTCCCGAACGGCTCGGTGCGCATCCGCACCAAGGATTCGCTCGACTGGGGCGTGAAGATCGTGCAGACGACGCGCGAGCGGCTGCTGTTCGACTCGCTCAAGGCCAAGGCGCGGCAGGACTCGCTCGATCGCATTCAGCGTGCGAAGGACGACAGCCTGACCCCGGCGGCGCGCGCCAAGCGCGATTCGCTCGCCGCGGTGCGCAAGGCCGACAGCGTGGCGAACGTGGAGCGCATGAAGCGTGAGCAGGCACGCGCGGCCGCCCGTGAAGCGGCGGCGCGCCGTGGGCGCAATGCGCGACCGGCACCGCCGAAGGACACGACGCCGCCCCCCAAGATGAACCGGCCGGCGGTCTACAACGAGATCATCGTCACGCTCGACTCGGCGCTGCCGGCCCAGAGCCAGTTCCGCCTGCAGGTGACGGGCGTCCGCAGTCTGTCGGACATCAACAAGTCCCCGTCGCGCACGTTCACGACGCCCAAACCGCCCAAGGCCGACAGCGGCAAGGCGCCGGCCAGCCCAGCGGGCGCCGGCGGGCGTGGGGGCGCACCAACCGGGCGACCGCCGGCGCGTCCACCGGCCCCGTCACCCACGCCAGCACCGGTGAAGCGCGACACGATGCCCGACCTCTTCATCCTGCCCTCGCGTCGATGA
- a CDS encoding amidohydrolase: protein MRRPLLLALAFPAALFAQQPTQPPAGRGGMGGFRGGTQIKPGEECPPGMTEIRPRNCLAPDGAVPSIVDYRPKSTLVVPSVGMKWKAKFPVIDFHGHPTNAQLGSPEALERFGPTLDSINVQLMIAANVVSGDALVKGVTLVKNSPTMKDRVRYLTGINFNGVGTPGWAEKAVAQLEADAKAGAVGIGEISKGFGLSTKKADGSRLKLDDPELKPVWEAAARLKLPVFIHTADPQEFFRPVIDYKNERWLELSLFPERRYPQDRYPSFEALMAERDNLFKANPKTIFVAAHMGWHANDLPRLGKMFDEMPNVYGELGAVLYDIGRQPRVAHDFFVKYQDRILFGKDSFQPEEYPYYWRVFETKDDYFDYYRDYHAFWKLYGIDLPDPVLKKVYYQNALRLMPAIQVPGFPK from the coding sequence ATGCGTCGTCCCCTTCTGCTCGCGTTGGCGTTTCCTGCGGCTCTTTTCGCTCAACAGCCCACGCAGCCGCCGGCGGGGCGCGGCGGCATGGGCGGGTTCCGCGGTGGCACGCAGATCAAGCCTGGCGAAGAGTGCCCGCCGGGCATGACGGAGATCCGGCCGCGCAATTGCCTCGCGCCCGATGGCGCGGTGCCGAGCATCGTGGACTATCGGCCCAAGAGCACGCTGGTCGTGCCGTCGGTGGGGATGAAGTGGAAGGCCAAGTTCCCCGTGATCGATTTCCATGGGCATCCGACGAACGCGCAGCTTGGCAGCCCCGAGGCGCTGGAGCGGTTCGGCCCGACGCTGGATTCGATCAACGTGCAGCTGATGATCGCGGCCAACGTGGTCTCGGGCGACGCGCTCGTGAAGGGCGTCACGCTCGTGAAGAACTCGCCCACGATGAAGGACCGCGTCCGCTACCTCACCGGCATCAACTTCAATGGCGTGGGCACGCCGGGATGGGCCGAGAAGGCGGTCGCGCAGCTCGAAGCCGATGCGAAGGCCGGCGCGGTGGGCATCGGCGAGATCAGCAAGGGCTTCGGTCTGAGCACCAAGAAGGCCGACGGCTCGCGCCTCAAGCTCGATGATCCGGAGCTCAAGCCGGTGTGGGAAGCGGCCGCGCGTCTCAAGCTGCCGGTGTTCATTCACACCGCCGATCCGCAGGAATTTTTCCGGCCGGTGATCGACTACAAGAACGAGCGGTGGCTGGAGCTCTCGCTCTTCCCCGAGCGTCGCTACCCGCAGGATCGCTATCCGAGCTTTGAAGCGCTCATGGCCGAGCGCGACAATCTGTTCAAGGCGAACCCGAAGACGATCTTCGTTGCCGCGCACATGGGCTGGCACGCCAACGACCTGCCCCGCCTCGGCAAGATGTTCGACGAGATGCCGAACGTGTACGGCGAACTCGGCGCGGTGCTGTACGACATCGGCCGCCAGCCGCGCGTGGCGCACGACTTCTTCGTGAAGTACCAGGATCGCATTCTCTTCGGCAAGGATTCGTTCCAGCCGGAAGAGTATCCGTACTACTGGCGCGTGTTCGAGACGAAGGACGACTACTTCGACTACTACCGCGACTACCACGCCTTCTGGAAGCTCTACGGCATCGACCTGCCGGATCCGGTGCTCAAGAAGGTCTACTACCAGAACGCGCTGCGCCTCATGCCGGCCATTCAGGTGCCTGGCTTCCCCAAGTAA